In Paractinoplanes brasiliensis, the following proteins share a genomic window:
- a CDS encoding ABC transporter ATP-binding protein, which yields MTAIEVRGLRKAYKGHEVVRGIDLDVARGEVFALLGPNGAGKTTTTEILEGHRRRDSGEVRVLGEDPGTAGPEWRARIGIVLQDTDDAADLTVHEMIKHVSGFYPGPRPVAEVIGLVGLEEKKKSRIRTLSGGQRRRLDVALGIVGRPELLFLDEPTTGFDPEARRRFWDLVRALAAEGTTILLTTHYLEEAEALADRLAVLASGQIVAEGTPAELGGRASAAARVTWHENGVRHSEEVADPAPLLRKLLAADTDLSTLTVTRPTLEDVYLSLIGANR from the coding sequence ATGACAGCCATTGAGGTGCGCGGCCTGCGAAAGGCCTACAAGGGCCACGAGGTGGTCCGCGGCATCGATCTCGACGTGGCCCGCGGCGAGGTGTTCGCCCTGCTCGGCCCGAACGGCGCCGGCAAGACGACCACCACCGAGATCCTGGAGGGGCACCGCCGGCGGGACAGCGGCGAGGTGCGGGTGCTCGGCGAGGACCCGGGTACGGCCGGGCCGGAGTGGCGGGCCCGGATCGGCATCGTGCTGCAGGACACCGACGACGCCGCCGACCTGACGGTGCACGAGATGATCAAGCATGTGAGCGGGTTCTATCCCGGCCCTCGCCCGGTCGCCGAGGTGATCGGCCTGGTCGGGCTCGAGGAGAAGAAAAAGAGCCGCATCCGTACGCTCTCCGGCGGTCAGCGCCGCCGGCTGGACGTCGCGCTCGGCATCGTCGGCCGCCCCGAGCTGCTGTTCCTCGACGAGCCCACCACCGGGTTCGACCCCGAGGCGCGCCGCCGTTTCTGGGACCTGGTCCGCGCGCTGGCCGCCGAGGGCACCACGATCCTGCTCACCACCCACTACCTGGAGGAGGCCGAGGCCCTGGCCGACCGGCTGGCCGTGCTGGCGAGCGGGCAGATCGTCGCCGAGGGCACCCCGGCCGAGCTGGGCGGGCGGGCGTCCGCCGCCGCCCGGGTCACCTGGCACGAGAACGGCGTGCGGCACAGCGAGGAGGTGGCCGACCCGGCGCCGCTGCTGCGCAAGCTGCTCGCCGCCGACACCGACCTGAGCACGCTGACCGTCACCCGGCCCACGCTCGAGGACGTCTACCTGAGCCTGATCGGAGCGAACCGATGA
- a CDS encoding ABC transporter permease — protein sequence MSTLTLGVSRGHVELLQFFRDRTAMVFTFAFPALLLLLFGTIFQDSYDQPGVSAAHVFSASMIAYGILTTAFVTMGAGLAMDREDGTLKRLHGTPISATSYVLGKLLLVLVLAVAEAVLLIGVGALFFGMSLPDASHGVAFAWIFVLSVISASLLGMAVSTVVKHARTAGAILNVPVVVLQFISGVFIYPLTQLPSWLITVASIFPVKWMAQGFRYVFLPDGMRVNEAAGQWELGRIALVLGAWCVVGLVLCLATFRWSRSDR from the coding sequence ATGAGCACCCTCACCCTCGGGGTCAGCCGCGGACACGTCGAGCTGCTCCAGTTCTTCCGCGACCGCACGGCCATGGTCTTCACGTTCGCGTTCCCGGCCCTGCTCCTGCTTCTGTTCGGCACGATCTTCCAGGACTCGTACGACCAGCCGGGGGTGAGCGCCGCCCACGTCTTCTCCGCCAGCATGATCGCGTACGGGATCCTCACCACCGCCTTTGTCACGATGGGCGCCGGGCTGGCGATGGACCGCGAGGACGGCACGCTCAAACGCCTGCACGGCACGCCGATCAGCGCCACCTCGTACGTGCTCGGGAAGTTGCTCCTGGTCCTGGTCCTGGCGGTGGCCGAGGCGGTTCTGCTGATCGGGGTCGGCGCGCTGTTCTTCGGCATGTCGTTGCCGGACGCGTCGCATGGGGTCGCGTTCGCCTGGATCTTCGTGCTCTCGGTGATCTCGGCGTCGCTGCTCGGCATGGCGGTCAGCACGGTGGTCAAGCACGCCCGTACGGCCGGCGCGATCCTCAACGTGCCGGTGGTGGTCCTGCAGTTCATCTCGGGCGTGTTCATCTACCCCCTCACGCAGCTGCCGTCGTGGCTCATCACCGTCGCCTCGATATTCCCGGTGAAGTGGATGGCCCAGGGCTTCCGCTACGTCTTCCTGCCCGACGGCATGCGGGTCAACGAGGCGGCCGGCCAGTGGGAGCTGGGTCGCATCGCCTTGGTGCTGGGCGCGTGGTGTGTGGTCGGATTGGTGCTGTGCCTGGCGACGTTCCGGTGGAGCCGGTCCGACCGGTGA
- a CDS encoding ABC transporter ATP-binding protein — MTDEAVELRDIVVRYGDTTAVGGVSLTVPRGRVLSLLGHNGAGKTSLLQVCEGFRRADNGSARVLGLDPMDDHDALMPRLGIMLQSGGVYPWATAGEILRLFASFAATPLDVEMLLDRLGLRKFERTRWRRLSGGEQQRLSLAIALVGRPELVFLDEPTAGMDTEARHTTWRLIEELRADGVSVLLTTHLLDEAERLADEVVIMRSGVVAATGSPAELTAAAGIDLLEVRADPGLVPDGCLSEFKVTEATPGEYAITGALDAAAISGVLGWFAGAGARVTAVNTRRRTLEDVYLALTSGEKVHR, encoded by the coding sequence GTGACGGACGAGGCGGTCGAGCTACGCGACATCGTCGTGCGCTACGGCGACACGACTGCGGTCGGCGGGGTCTCGCTCACCGTGCCCCGCGGCCGGGTGCTCTCGCTGCTCGGGCACAACGGCGCCGGCAAGACGAGCCTGCTGCAGGTCTGCGAGGGTTTCCGGCGGGCCGACAACGGCAGCGCCCGGGTGCTGGGCCTCGACCCGATGGACGACCACGACGCGTTGATGCCCCGGCTCGGCATCATGCTGCAGTCGGGCGGCGTCTATCCGTGGGCGACGGCCGGCGAGATCCTGCGCCTGTTCGCCTCGTTCGCGGCCACCCCGCTCGATGTCGAGATGCTGCTCGACCGGCTGGGCCTGCGCAAGTTCGAGCGTACGCGGTGGCGCCGGCTCTCCGGGGGCGAGCAGCAGCGCCTGAGCCTGGCCATCGCGCTCGTCGGCCGACCCGAGCTCGTCTTCCTCGACGAGCCCACCGCGGGCATGGACACCGAGGCCCGGCACACGACGTGGCGGCTCATCGAGGAACTGCGCGCCGACGGCGTGTCCGTGCTGCTCACCACCCACCTGCTCGACGAGGCCGAGCGCCTGGCCGACGAGGTCGTCATCATGCGCTCGGGTGTGGTCGCCGCGACCGGCTCGCCCGCCGAGCTGACCGCGGCCGCCGGCATCGACCTGCTCGAGGTGCGTGCCGATCCCGGCCTGGTGCCCGACGGCTGCCTGTCCGAGTTCAAGGTCACCGAGGCCACCCCGGGGGAGTACGCGATCACCGGCGCTCTCGACGCGGCGGCCATCTCCGGCGTGCTCGGCTGGTTCGCCGGCGCGGGCGCCCGGGTCACCGCCGTGAACACGCGCCGGCGCACCCTCGAAGACGTCTATCTGGCATTGACCTCGGGGGAGAAGGTTCACCGATGA
- a CDS encoding RNA-guided endonuclease InsQ/TnpB family protein: protein MSGGRCRWLWNEAVHQQKTGRKPTFGKLSKMLTEARGRNAWLRAGSQVAQQQMLRTYGTALDHSFKVKGRGRPAVKKLKVALPSLEYTTRGPAIKNNRLCLPGKVTIPVVWSRALPSEPTSVRVYRDSLGYWYASFVVRRDQAAVPGADLPGIGVDWGVKTTATTTNPAFDLPHLGHRKRCAAELAKAQRKMARRRRAKGHAPSKGYQASKRQAARIVKKAARQNTHDARVWAKNVVERHHLIAVEDFKPNFLARTTMARKAADNAIGAAKRELIERGTRAGRKVVLVPPAYTTMTCSGCGERANLRLGLGVRIFECTACGYTADRDLNAARTILATAERDRASADDVRHQIASFRGGSGAVRAGNPGHGPGGKPPDSSGIVK from the coding sequence GTGAGTGGGGGCCGGTGCAGGTGGTTGTGGAACGAAGCCGTCCACCAGCAGAAGACCGGCCGTAAGCCGACGTTCGGCAAGCTGTCGAAGATGCTGACTGAGGCCCGGGGACGTAACGCCTGGCTGCGGGCCGGGTCGCAGGTGGCCCAGCAGCAGATGCTGCGCACCTACGGCACTGCCCTGGATCACTCGTTCAAGGTCAAGGGCCGGGGCCGGCCGGCCGTCAAGAAGCTGAAGGTGGCACTGCCGAGCCTGGAGTACACCACCCGGGGCCCGGCGATCAAGAACAACCGGCTCTGCTTGCCCGGCAAGGTGACCATCCCGGTCGTCTGGTCCCGTGCCCTGCCGTCCGAGCCGACCAGCGTGCGGGTCTACCGCGACAGCCTGGGCTACTGGTACGCCTCGTTCGTGGTCCGCCGCGATCAGGCCGCCGTACCGGGCGCGGACCTGCCGGGTATCGGTGTGGACTGGGGTGTGAAGACCACCGCCACCACCACGAACCCGGCCTTCGACCTGCCGCACCTGGGCCACCGCAAGCGGTGCGCCGCCGAGCTGGCCAAGGCCCAGCGCAAGATGGCCCGGCGCCGCCGGGCCAAGGGGCACGCCCCGTCGAAGGGCTACCAGGCCTCGAAGCGCCAGGCTGCTCGGATCGTCAAGAAGGCCGCCCGGCAGAACACCCACGACGCACGTGTCTGGGCCAAGAACGTGGTCGAGCGCCACCACCTGATCGCCGTTGAGGACTTCAAGCCGAATTTCCTGGCCAGGACCACCATGGCCCGCAAGGCCGCCGACAACGCGATCGGCGCGGCCAAGCGGGAACTGATCGAGCGTGGTACGCGGGCGGGCCGGAAGGTGGTGCTGGTGCCGCCCGCCTATACCACGATGACCTGTTCCGGGTGCGGTGAGAGAGCCAATCTCCGCCTCGGACTGGGTGTCCGCATCTTCGAGTGCACGGCCTGCGGCTACACCGCCGACCGCGACCTCAACGCCGCGAGGACGATCCTCGCCACGGCTGAACGCGACCGTGCCAGTGCCGACGACGTCAGACATCAGATCGCCTCCTTCCGAGGTGGGTCAGGTGCAGTCCGAGCTGGGAATCCAGGGCATGGCCCCGGAGGAAAACCCCCGGATTCATCCGGGATCGTTAAGTGA
- a CDS encoding ABC transporter permease has product MSGVFTPAPGRAPLRGVVASQIRMELTLTARRGEAVVLALAVPLLVMLGAGLTEVTNVPGDDRLAFVVPGVLALTVMSTAFTGQAITTGYERSYGVLKRLGASPLTRPGLLFAKTAAVLGLIIAQLVVLAAVGVAVGWRPHLGALLPALGVTVLATAAYSGLALLMASLLRPEATTGAATLIYVLMLAAGGIMFAAPDLGTFGWLLLPLAAHAEALRATLSYGGSVPGAIWLSLGAWAVVMVTAAARKFRWE; this is encoded by the coding sequence ATGAGCGGCGTCTTCACCCCCGCCCCCGGCCGGGCGCCCCTGCGCGGCGTCGTGGCCAGCCAGATCCGCATGGAGCTGACGCTGACCGCGCGCCGCGGCGAGGCCGTCGTGCTGGCCCTGGCCGTCCCGCTGCTGGTGATGCTCGGCGCGGGCCTGACCGAGGTCACCAACGTGCCCGGCGACGACCGGCTGGCCTTCGTCGTGCCCGGGGTGCTCGCGCTCACCGTCATGTCGACGGCGTTCACCGGCCAGGCGATCACCACCGGTTACGAGCGCAGCTACGGCGTGCTCAAGCGGCTCGGCGCTTCCCCGCTGACCCGCCCCGGCCTGCTCTTCGCGAAAACGGCGGCGGTGCTCGGCCTGATCATCGCGCAGCTGGTCGTGCTGGCCGCGGTGGGCGTGGCCGTCGGCTGGCGTCCGCATCTCGGCGCGCTGCTGCCCGCGCTCGGCGTCACCGTGCTCGCCACCGCGGCGTACAGCGGCCTGGCCCTGCTCATGGCGAGCCTGCTGCGGCCCGAGGCCACGACGGGCGCCGCCACGCTGATCTACGTGTTGATGCTGGCGGCCGGCGGCATCATGTTCGCCGCCCCCGACCTGGGCACGTTCGGCTGGTTGCTGCTGCCGCTGGCCGCGCACGCCGAGGCGCTGCGGGCCACCCTGTCGTACGGCGGTAGCGTGCCCGGCGCGATCTGGCTGAGCCTCGGCGCGTGGGCCGTGGTCATGGTGACCGCCGCCGCCCGCAAGTTCCGCTGGGAGTAA